DNA from Bacillota bacterium:
TGAGATGGCTCGCCATGGTTATCCTGCTGACTGTCTGCACGGCCGCTGCCCCGGAAGGCTCGTTTGGTGCTGTGGCCTACGCAGTGCAGCCTGTTCCCCTTTTTACCGGTGGCACCCAGGCCTTTGCCGGGCGGGGCACTCCGGCTGCACAGGAAAAGGACAAAAAAGACCGGCTTCCTACGGGCTTGGTGGCGCCAGCCGTGATCGGATTGCTTGTCTATTGGTTAATCCACCTGGCGGCATACGTGTTTTTCGGCCTGGTGCTGTTCGTTTTCCTGGGGCTGATGCTCCTTTTGGGGGTTCTCGTGATGCGCTCCCGCTGGCGGGGCGGCCGGGCGCTGGCGGCCGTCATCGGCGTGACCGTTGCCGGAACCGCGGCGATCCTGCTGTGGATAGTCCGCACCTTCAAAGGGGGATAAAAACGGACCTTAGCTCAACCGTTGCCGGGAAACAGATGATAAGCTTTTTTGACGGGGACACAAACACCGTTGTAACTTACTATCCGGACCAGAACAAAGCTGTCAAATTATCCGCCGACAAGCAGCCGAAAACGGTCCTGACCCCCGGCGAGTATACAGGCGGAGTTGACCTGAATAAGGCGAAAGTCCTGGAAACCGTTGACTATGACGGTGCTCGTTGCCGGGTGGTGGCAGTTTCCGGGGCAGGCAACAAAGAAGAGGTGCGCATGTGGGTGCGTGAGGACTGCGGTCTGCCTGTACGGGTAGAAGTCACTTCCGCTGCCGGCGGAAAAACAGTAATGGAATATAAAAATCTGCGGGTAGGGCCCCTGCCGCCCGATACTTTCAAGCTGCCTACAGGTGTAGAAGTGACCGACATCAATCAGATGATGAAACAGCTTCCCTCACTTCCGGTGGGACCCGGGAAGCAGCCTTGAGGCTGCAAGCACCCGAAAAATTAAGGAGGAAAGATGATGGATAAAAGAAACTTATCTTTGGTTTTACTGGTATTTTTTATGATTGGCGTTATGCTGGCCGGAGCAGCGGGTTGCGGCAAGTCCCCGTCCGGTCCTTCCTCTTTGCCCGGGGGTGCGGCTGCAACTCCGGATAAGCGGGACACGGCTCAACAAAAACCGGCTGAACCCAGCTCAACACCTCCGGTTCAGGCCGGAACCTGTACCGCGATGGAAGCCAAAAGAATTTTGGATGAATATGCCGCCAAAAACTGGGCGCCGGACGCCGTAATAACCTCACTAAATTTGGATGATGATTCCCTGGGGAAACCGAGAATGAGAGAAAGCAAATGGTCCTGCTGGCGGGCCGGTTACTATTCTCCGTCCAAAAAAGAATTGCGGGTCATTACCTATATTAACGGCAAAACGGGTATGGCCGGCAAGGCAATGTTTGAGAATCTGACCCTTCAGCCGATTAAATGGGATGGGATCTGGAAGGTCGACAGCCCCCAGGCCTTCGAAATCGCCCAGGCCAATGGTCTTAAGGAAGCAAGGTTTGTAAACATACGAGTGCAGAATACCAGTGGTACAGTTAAATTGCCTGCTCCGGTCAAATCGTCATGCCAGTTGTTCTGGACCTTTGAAAACAATGAAGGGAAAGCTCTTTATATCAATGCCGCAACGGGAGAAGTCTATAAATAAAGGAGATAAGATAATGAGAAAGCACCGTTTTTTACGGGAATAATCCTGTTATCGAAGTATTGAAGCCATTGCTGGAAAAGTATATCCCCCCTCAAGAGTAATCAGGTTAAATCAGTATGCCAACTGTAATTAATGTGTAGGAGGAATTTAGATGGGCCGTTTTCGTGCAGTGTTAGGAACTTTTCTTCTGCTTTTAACATTGGTTCTTTTTCCTCAAACCCTTTCGGCGGCGTCCGAATCTGCTCCAGATTTGGTTATTACGAACATATCCACCACGCCGGCTGAGATAGTACCCGGCAGCGAGGTTACCGTCAAAATCACCGTCAAAAACCAGGGCCAGGCCACATGCCCGGCAGGAGCAACGGTCAAGATCAAGGCCGGAGCGGTTTCAGCCGCGCAAACCCTTAGCGCCATAAATAAAAACTCTTCAAAGACGCTGACGTTTAACAAATTTAAAATCCAACCCACCGGTGAAGCAGTTATCCAAGCTGTAGTTATACCCCCGGACAATGTCCAGGAAACAACAAGAACAAATAATGAGCGGAGTTATACCCCTGTTTTCGTTTACCCCGATCTCACACCGGTGAGCATCACTATGACACCGTCTTCCGCTACGGCAGGGTCCAGCGTAACATTCAATGTTACAGTAAAGAATATAGGGCAAGGAGCTTGTCCCTCGGGCGGTGTCTTGGAACTCAGAGCCGGGACGCAGCGGTCGACAGCCGTAATACCCGCCATCAGCAAAAATTCAACCAAGACGGTAAGTGTCAAGAATTTTGTGCTGCCGGCTGACGAACCTGTCACTGCAGCGGTAAGCTGCCCGGCCGGTACTACGGAACAGGTCACAAATAACAACACCATCTCCTATAAACCGGTGTTGGTAAGTCCTGATCTGACCATTACCAAGATCAGCATGAACCCGGACAAAGCAGCCCCCGGCAGCAAGGTTAAAGTTTCGGTGACCGTGAAAAACCAGGGCCAGGGCAAATGCCCGGAGGGAGGCAAAGCATACCTTACCGCAGGAAGCAGTACGGCCCAGGCTTCACTGCCGGAAATCGGTGTTTCCTCTTCCAAAACAGTGACCTTCGAGAATTTTACCTTGCCCTCAACAAACGATATCACCCTCACCGCCCGGGTCGAGTCGCCTCCAGGGTTCAATGAGGTTGAAAGCTTTAGTTACCGGCCTGGTATCATCCTGCCGGACCTGGCTGTGACCGGGATAACCATGCTCCCGTCCAGCAGTAAACCGGGGGAAACCGTGAGGGTATCAGTCAATGTGAAAAACGTGGGTGAAGCCGCCTGTCCCGCGGGAGGGCGGGTAGGACTGGCTGCAAGCTTTCCGGGGGATGACTTTTCTTCCGGGGAATTATTCACGATGCAAAATCTGCCCGCTCTGAATAAAGGAGAGAACAAAATAATTACTTTCACAAACTACGTCCTTCCCAAGCGCAATCCTATTTTACTCCACGCTAAAGTTGAGCCTCCCCCGGGGGTGCAGGAAACCTCGGCCGGGAACAACACGCACGAGAAGCAACCTGCCCTGGCCGTACCCGTGCTGGTGGTGGAACAGTGCTACGCCGACGGGTATTGGAATACACGCCAGTACGGGAACAAGCCCGCGCTGGGTGATGACATCATCCTCAGAATGGTCCTGAAAAACACCTCGAATATAGATGCTAAAGACCTTCCGGTGGAACTGTGGCACAAAAATACGCTCATCCGCACCGGGTCGGTCACCGTGCCGGCCAAGAAGACGGCAACTGTAGAGTTTACCGTCACCGTTCCCCCGCGGTCTTTGGCCGATAATGAAAACACGGTGGCATACAAAATCATCGTAAACCCCGAAATGGGCGGCGGAATGCCGACCAACCCGGCGTATATCATGAGGGATATTTGTCTTGACATCGAGAAAATGGGTTCGATCAGAGTCAACTGCTATCACGTGGATAAAGAAAACGACCCGGTAAAGTTTCTTAACGGGACGCTCGTCACCTTGTCTGTCCGCAACAACTTAACCTCCTTCACTATCTCCGAAAACACTGACACTGACCAAGGCTACTTCTCACCTGACTCATTGGCCTTCTTTGAGAACATCCCCATCGGTAGTGAGTTTACTGTTACCGGCACCAAGAGTGGTTATACCGGGTTTAACGGGCGCAACACATACTCCGGCACCCTGATGAGTCGGCAGCATGATGTTTACTTAGAGTTAACAAACATGGGAAGCATTGCGGTCACTGCGAAAAGCCAGGCCCTCGGCACCATTCTTTCCGGAGCGGCAGTCGAGGTGGTTGGCAGGGGAATGCAGAAGGTCTCCACACCGGAGAACCCTGCGGTATTCACTTTGCCCAGCGGGCAATACAGCTTTAAGATAACCAAGCGCGGCTACGCGCCGACCACGTTCACCGATTTTGTCAGGGCGGGCCAGGAGAACAGAGTCACTGTGGCGATGACCGCGACCCCGATAACAAAAATATCAGGCTACGCGCGGGATAAAGACAACATCCCTATTCCCAACCAGACGGTAAAGCTCTACACATCTCTCGGCAATACCGAAGTGGCTTCGGCGATCACCGACTCCCACGGCTTCTACTCCTTCCAGGTGAATAACGGCAATCTCTACTGGATGAAGCTGAAGGCAATAAGGGGCAACGCTTCCGCTGTATCTGAGCCGGAGTGCTTCTGGCCGGGAATTGAATACAGGGTCGATTTGAAGCTGACCCCGCCTCCTCCCCCGCCTCCACCATCGGGCTGGAAACAAGTGGCAAGGAAGGGCCCGGCTTGGGCCATCTCAGCCAGTGTGCCCGGCACCTTCTTTACGCAGGATTGGGACATTGATACCGCCTACGGGCTTTACGGGATCAGGATGAAATACAGAAACGAAGGCGCGGTCATCAAAGAGGTTGGCGTGGAGTTGTTTGGCGGTCCGGCGGCGGAATATAATATCCATACCACCTTCGATATGGGCGAGGTGTTGGGCGAGGTAGCAGGCGAGGCGGCCCAATCGCTCCGCCCAACCATGAGCGATTCGGCCAAGGAAATCCTGTCGTTCCTCGTTGACGAGCAATGTCCCGAAATCAATCTGAATATGGGCGGAAACCTGGGACGCACCATTGCCCACCTGGATAGACTGGAAATTATCAGCCGCGAGAGCGGTGAGGTCTTGTGGAGCGGCGGTGGCTTTAATACTGAAGACGCGGCGTGGGTATGGAAAGGAGCGACTTATGCTACAAGCGATATTGAATGGTCGGACGCTGTCATCAGGGCTTATATCTTCCTGGACGGCCCAGCTATGTTGGGGCCCACGGAGTGGTGCTGCAAGATGATGAGTTGGGATCCGGCTAAAGGTCTCATTCGCCTTTTCTCGGGCCCAGGAAATCACCCCCGGCTGAGCAACTAAGGGCACTTTGGGTTGTCGGGCAATCTCTATAAAAGAAACAGGCCCTTTTATGGGCCTCAAAAAGAACCAGGCCAGATTAAAGGCTTGGTTCTTTTTTGGTCTATCAGAAAGCCGGTTTCCCGCTTTATGGAAAACGGGATTTACCTATCACTTATAGATATAGATATGGTTTTTAATTCTCCATCCCATTGAACATCCGCTCCAAGGGCTTCACTGATAAAACGCAAAGGCACCATGGTGCGCCCGTTCTTTTGCTGCACAGGCTGGGAAAGCTTTA
Protein-coding regions in this window:
- a CDS encoding CARDB domain-containing protein, which produces MGRFRAVLGTFLLLLTLVLFPQTLSAASESAPDLVITNISTTPAEIVPGSEVTVKITVKNQGQATCPAGATVKIKAGAVSAAQTLSAINKNSSKTLTFNKFKIQPTGEAVIQAVVIPPDNVQETTRTNNERSYTPVFVYPDLTPVSITMTPSSATAGSSVTFNVTVKNIGQGACPSGGVLELRAGTQRSTAVIPAISKNSTKTVSVKNFVLPADEPVTAAVSCPAGTTEQVTNNNTISYKPVLVSPDLTITKISMNPDKAAPGSKVKVSVTVKNQGQGKCPEGGKAYLTAGSSTAQASLPEIGVSSSKTVTFENFTLPSTNDITLTARVESPPGFNEVESFSYRPGIILPDLAVTGITMLPSSSKPGETVRVSVNVKNVGEAACPAGGRVGLAASFPGDDFSSGELFTMQNLPALNKGENKIITFTNYVLPKRNPILLHAKVEPPPGVQETSAGNNTHEKQPALAVPVLVVEQCYADGYWNTRQYGNKPALGDDIILRMVLKNTSNIDAKDLPVELWHKNTLIRTGSVTVPAKKTATVEFTVTVPPRSLADNENTVAYKIIVNPEMGGGMPTNPAYIMRDICLDIEKMGSIRVNCYHVDKENDPVKFLNGTLVTLSVRNNLTSFTISENTDTDQGYFSPDSLAFFENIPIGSEFTVTGTKSGYTGFNGRNTYSGTLMSRQHDVYLELTNMGSIAVTAKSQALGTILSGAAVEVVGRGMQKVSTPENPAVFTLPSGQYSFKITKRGYAPTTFTDFVRAGQENRVTVAMTATPITKISGYARDKDNIPIPNQTVKLYTSLGNTEVASAITDSHGFYSFQVNNGNLYWMKLKAIRGNASAVSEPECFWPGIEYRVDLKLTPPPPPPPPSGWKQVARKGPAWAISASVPGTFFTQDWDIDTAYGLYGIRMKYRNEGAVIKEVGVELFGGPAAEYNIHTTFDMGEVLGEVAGEAAQSLRPTMSDSAKEILSFLVDEQCPEINLNMGGNLGRTIAHLDRLEIISRESGEVLWSGGGFNTEDAAWVWKGATYATSDIEWSDAVIRAYIFLDGPAMLGPTEWCCKMMSWDPAKGLIRLFSGPGNHPRLSN